The following coding sequences are from one Anolis sagrei isolate rAnoSag1 chromosome 6, rAnoSag1.mat, whole genome shotgun sequence window:
- the LOC132777727 gene encoding zinc finger protein 345-like, which produces MEKSCLSGSSLSKELRQMKSQTMSESSQWLKGCLQPESEDPEWDEASDSSSVVFIEEKGDVGCVTDFMDVRHISGLMEAEVEKRSLAEETEVFLYPESGQPRVELSSEGSEEITYQRKHCNKAEMICPEAAWLSQDSEEKEPRDFDYDGGSLLGVESEMTLDPEGSSGDELEEVSYWGGAGMDEADIGGDSELVVYQNGSPLRAISSGDESEEIHSHPGAFSRNGSNKKAMSTWAVPVQELVAERRPPKPRHICSECGRSLASHSALVRHCLIHTGELPYECPECGRRFRQSSALVRHIRAHRGERPYVCGECGKAFGVRSALVRHQRALHTSERPYVCAECGKAYADLSILTKHQLIHINGRPFSCPECGQSFGHRTTLTQHRRIHTEERPYRCMECGQTFRQNSALANHRQVHSGKRPFSCQYCGKAFAGRPTLVQHLRTHTGEKPYTCQECGRQFSTSSNLLQHRRNHLGERPFACSLCGRQFARRPDLARHYVTHAEGSIRPHRCGDCGRRFMELVDLEQHQATHRGERPYVCSYCGKSFTEAATLARHRRSHLSAAEQTYKCDDCGLTFGQSSDLLAHGRIHSGERPFACADCGKAFGRSSNLSRHRRVHTHERPYVCGDCGKSYTQSTHLMEHQRQHTGERPYECGNCGRSFGKKGHLDSHQRVHRLLPGSPERNDESLVECDDSGSPQDV; this is translated from the coding sequence ATGGAGAAGTCCTGTTTATCCGGATCATCCCTTTCCAAGGAGCTGAGACAGATGAAAAGCCAGACAATGTCTGAGAGCTCACAGTGGTTGAAAGGATGCCTACAACCAGAGTCAGAAGACCCTGAATGGGACGAGGCCTCTGACAGTAGTTCAGTCGTCTTTATCGAGGAGAAGGGAGACGTTGGATGTGTGACTGATTTCATGGATGTCAGACATATCTCTGGCCTGATGGAGGCTGAAGTAGAGAAAAGATCCTTGGCGGAAGAAACAGAGGTTTTTCTTTATCCAGAGAGTGGTCAACCAAGGGTTGAGCTTTCATCAGAAGGATCCGAGGAAATCACTTACCAAAGAAAACATTGCAACAAAGCTGAAATGATATGTCCGGAGGCAGCTTGGCTAAGCCAAGATTCTGAAGAGAAGGAACCTAGAGACTTTGACTATGATGGTGGATCGCTGCTTGGAGTTGAATCTGAGATGACTCTTGATCCAGAAGGATCCAGTGGAGACGAATTGGAAGAGGTCTCATATTGGGGAGGAGCTGGCATGGATGAAGCAGACATTGGGGGAGATTCTGAGTTAGTTGTTTATCAGAATGGTTCTCCTCTAAGGGCAATATCTAGTGGGGATGAATCAGAAGAAATCCACTCTCATCCGGGTGCTTTTTCCAGGAATGGATCCAATAAGAAAGCAATGAGTACGTGGGCTGTCCCTGTACAGGAACTAGTAGCTGAGCGACGACCGCCCAAGCCACGACATATCTGCAGCGAGTGTGGGCGTAGCTTGGCCAGCCACTCAGCCCTTGTCCGCCATTGTCTTATCCACACTGGAGAACTTCCTTACGAATGCCCAGAGTGTGGGCGCCGCTTCCGACAGTCCTCCGCCCTTGTCCGCCATATTAGGGCTCATCGGGGTGAGCGTCCATACGTTTGTGGTGAATGTGGGAAAGCGTTTGGGGTCAGATCGGCTCTGGTTCGCCATCAGCGAGCACTACACACAAGTGAGAGGCCCTATGTCTGTGCTGAGTGTGGGAAGGCTTACGCGGACCTTTCCATCTTGACAAAACACCAGTTGATTCACATCAATGGGCGTCCCTTTTCTTGTCCCGAATGCGGCCAATCATTTGGGCATCGCACCACCTTGACCCAGCACCGACGCATCCACACCGAGGAGCGACCGTATCGTTGTATGGAATGTGGGCAGACTTTCCGGCAAAACTCAGCCCTAGCCAACCACCGCCAAGTCCATTCCGGCAAACGTCCCTTTTCTTGTCAGTATTGTGGCAAAGCCTTTGCAGGAAGACCTACTCTAGTCCAACATTTGCGCACCCACACGGGGGAAAAGCCATACACTTGCCAGGAGTGCGGCCGCCAGTTCAGCACCAGCTCCAACCTCCTGCAGCACCGGAGAAACCACCTGGGTGAACGTCCTTTTGCCTGCTCCTTGTGTGGCCGGCAGTTTGCTCGACGGCCAGACTTGGCTCGGCACTATGTCACACATGCTGAAGGGAGCATCAGGCCTCATCGGTGTGGGGACTGTGGACGGCGCTTTATGGAGCTGGTGGACTTGGAGCAACATCAAGCCACCCATCGTGGAGAGCGTCCCTATGTCTGCAGCTACTGTGGGAAATCCTTTACAGAGGCTGCAACTCTGGCCCGCCACCGACGGTCACACCTTTCCGCTGCTGAACAGACCTACAAATGTGACGATTGTGGGCTGACCTTTGGGCAGAGCTCTGACCTCTTGGCCCATGGACGGATACATAGCGGGGAGAGGCCTTTCGCTTGTGCGGACTGCGGCAAAGCCTTTGGCCGAAGCTCGAATCTGTCTCGCCACCGGCGGGTTCACACCCACGAGCGCCCCTATGTCTGTGGAGACTGTGGGAAGAGCTACACCCAAAGCACCCACCTCATGGAGCACCAGAGGCAGCACACGGGTGAACGGCCCTATGAATGTGGGAACTGTGGACGCTCCTTTGGTAAGAAGGGGCACCTGGACTCCCACCAGCGTGTTCACCGCCTGTTGCCAGGATCTCCAGAGAGGAATGATGAGTCCCTTGTGGAATGTGATGATTCTGGCAGTCCACAGGATGTTTAA